GTTCAAAGCAGCATTTGGAACCGATGAAATCAATGCGGACAGAATGATGAAAGCATTGTCACAGTTTATGATGACGATTGTTTCAGCCACTTCCAAATACGACTACTTCCTGAAAGGCGATGCTTCCGCATTAACCGCCCAGGAAAAGGCAGGAATGACACTTTTCAAGCAAAAATGTGCCTCTTGCCACAGTAGCGAGCTTTTTACGGATTTCAGTTTTCGGAATAATGGTTTGATACCAAACAAAATCAATGACCAGGGAAGGTATGCGATCACATTGAATGAGGCCGACCGGCTGAAATTCAAAGTACCGAGCCTGCGCAATGTGGGCCTGACTGCGCCTTACATGCATGACGGACGTTTCACGACTTTGCAGGAAGTGCTCGACCATTATGCCAATGATCAGAACAGTGGAAAAGACAGTATTTACATTTCACCAACACTTGATCCTTTGCTGAATGTAGCGGGTCAAAAACGTGGCATAGCGCTCTCCAATGCAGAAAAGCAATCGATCATTGCTTTTCTGAGAACACTCAATGATGATCAGTTAATGAATGATAAACGTTTTTCAGACCCAGGAGTAGGGACATCTTTTTAGGCTGTCGGCACTCGGCAATCGGCTTTCAAAAAAGGCCGACAGCCGACAGCCGACAGCCGAATGCCAAAATGCGATCCGTCATATCCTACATATTGCTCTTCTCAATTATGCTGCCCACGCTCAGCCCGTGGGGGACGATCGCGTATTTCAAGTTGAACCGGGATTACATTGCGAGAGTTCTGTGCGAGAACCGCGCACGGCCACAAATGCATTGCAATGGGAAATGTTATCTTGCCAAAAAACTAAAACAGCAGCAGGAAAAGCAGGATAAGGAAACATCGGAAAAAGTGCAGAATACACCCGTTATTCAGCTATTCACTTCGCCTTTTCATTCTTACAGTTTTGAAACCTCACCGGCTGTTTTTCTGGAAAAAGTCCGGTTTTTCCATCAGCTGCAATGTTATACCGCTCCGGCAGCGAAACTCCTGCGTCCTCCCAAAAGATAAGTTCAAAGGTCAAATAATACCTAGCTGAATTTTTATCTTTATATTAATCTCAATGAACCTGAAAATATTTTTACAGGCTATAATCCTGTATATCTGCGCGTTGACAACGCATGCCCAAACCATTGAAGGCAAAGTGTTCGACTCGCAGACCAAAGAACCAGTACCCGGCGCAACAGTCCAGTTAAGCGACTCCAAAGTCGGTACTACGACTGACAACAACGGTCATTTCCTGCTCAATAGCGACCAGACCAATGTGACGATTAAAATTTCAAGCATTGGTTTTTCTGCCCGAGAAATCATCGTCAGTGACTCCAAACCGATCACGATTGGCCTCGAAGCTGCCTCCGAAAATCTGCAATCCGTGGTGGTAACTGGCAACCGGGAGGCTGCATTGCGAACCGAGAGCCCGATAGCGATCTCCAAACTGACCCCGAGAATGATCGACGAGGCGAAACCTACCGCCATGTACGAGATCGTCAACAAAGTCCCAGGCGTGATGATGGTGAATCTGGGTAATGAGCAGCATTCTATGGCCATTCGTCAGCCTTTCACGACCAATTCCTACTTCCTATATATGGAAGACGGTGTGCCGATCCGGCCGATGGGCGTTTTTAATCATAACTCCATTCTCGAATTTAACCAGTTTGCAATCAGCTCGGTGGAAGTAGTGAAGGGACCGGTTTCTTCCATTTATGGCCCGGAAGCCGTTGGTGGGGCGATTAACTTTATCACCCAGCGTCCTACCATTTTACCGACTGCCAAAATCGGTATTCAGGCCGATCAATGGGGTTACAAACGGCTACAATATGGCGCAGGGGCGATGATGGGCAAGTTCGGAGTGTACGTGGGCGGCTTCACGGCACGGCAGCGGGATGCCTGGATGAAAAGCTCCGACTACGACAAGAACTCAATCAATGCGAGGCTCGAATATCATTTCTCGCCATCAACGCGGCTCATTTATACGCTGGCTTACAGCAAATACGACTCGCAAACCAGCGGAAGCGTGGATAGTGTAGCGTTTTATTCAAGACAATATGTGAGTACTACGGATTTCACTTACCGCAAATCCAACTCTCTACGAAGCAGATTGACTTTTGAAAAAGACTGGAAAAATGGTTCTCAATCATTCATTACTGCTTTTGCCAGAAAAAATGAGCACGGACAAAACCCCAACTACGGTATCAGATGGACAACCGGACAAACAACCGCCCGCGGAGAGATCAATTCCAACGATTTCAAAAGCCTGGGCCTGATCGCGCAACATAGTCAGCGCTTCAATTTTCTGAATTCCAAACTGATCACAGGCGCCGTTTTCGATTTTTCTCCGTCGAGTTACTGGTCATATCAAGTGGATCTGGCTGCCCAGTTGAGGCCAGACAAAAAATCGGTTGAGAAATACACCATTGTTAAGGAACGCCCTGAAATCAGGAATTCGGATTATGATGCTGATATCAAAAACACGGCGGCTTATGCGCAGTATGACTTTGAAATTTTGCCGAAGTTACGGGTTTCTGCGGGTGTACGTTACGACCGGATGTCGTTCAGTTATACCAATTTTCTGGATAGCACATCAGGGAGCAAATCGTACAGCAAAGTCACTCCGAAAATCGGCGCTACCTATGATTTGGGCAAAGGAAAAGGTATTTATGCCAATTATTCCAGAGGCTTTTCACCTCCCGGCCTGACTTCGGTTTTCAGGAAACGTACGGTTCCGCTGCCAAATGGTGATCTGTTTTACTACAATTTACAACCAGCTCAGTTCAACAATGCGGAGATCGGTGGCTGGGCTTCTGTTTTGAATAACAAAATCTATCTCGATCTGGCGTTTTATCAAATGAATGGCCGTAATGAATTGCTGAATGTAAGGCTTCCTGACAATTCTTACGACTATCAGTCCGCAGGAAAAACGCTGCATCGTGGCGTGGAATTTGGTGTGACTTACAAGCCCTCCAAAGAGTTTTTCTTCCGTTTTGGAGGTACCAGCGCCATTCACCGGTACGAAGAATTTATCCTGAGCAGCCGAGAATCCGACGCATTGAAAAACGTGAATGGAAAAGATATGCCGTCGTCGCCCCGCTGGATGTGGAACTCGGAATTCAGTTATTATCCCAAATGGTTCAAGAATTTCCGGAGCTCGGTGGAATGGCAGCATGTGGCTTCCTACTACCAAAATCAGATCAATTCGGTGAAGTATGAAGGTTACGACATCCTCAATTTCCGGGTAGGTTATCAATGGAAAGGTGTAGAAGTGTTTTCTAACATTCTAAACCTCACGGATGTGCTTTATGCAACCAATGCGACACGCGGAAACAACGCTACCGACCGCACAACCTACAACGCCGCGGCGCCAAGAACATTTGTTTTTGGAATCCAGTACACATTCACCGGTAAAAAAGAATTGCTATGATCGACGAAATCAATGTAAAACCGAAAGATTCTTTCAAAAAGAAAATTGAAAGTAAGATCCGGAAGAACATATATCGCTGGCACAAAACGCTGGGCTTATTCGCCATTGTCCCTACCCTGTTCTGGACGATGTCCGGCCTGATGCACCCGTTTATGTCGCATTGGTTTAAAACCAGTATCCCCAATGAGTTTTACAAAGCGGAAACTGTACTTCCAGCCGACGTAAAGCTGTCGCTGGGAGATGTTTTAAAACAAAACAAGGTGACTGAGTTTAAGAACTTCCGGCTTGTGAAGTTTGCAGGGAGCAGTTATTTCCAGGTGAAAGACATTGAAGATCAATTACATTACTTCAATTCCGCGACCGGCACCGAGCTTAAAAACGGCGATGAACAATACGCGCAACACATGGCCCGCTTCATGCTGGGCGACCAGAAATCTAAAATTATTTCCAGCACCCGCCTGACTGAATTTACCGATCAATACAAATACGTGAACCGTTTTCTGCCGGTCTGGAAAGTCAGTTTTGACGATGACCGCAAAATGGATGTTTACGTGGAAACCGGTCAGAGCCGCTTTGCAACGTTTAATGATAGCGGCAGGAAAGCATTCATTTGGATATTCGGCACATTTCACAACTGGGGATTTATGGACCTGATAGTCAATAACACGCTCAGGATTACAATCATGGTACTATTCCTGAGCCTCATCGTTTTCTCCGCGGTGGCAGGTGTGGTAATTTATGGTTTAATGTGGAAAAAATTCAAGCCCGCGAGGCCAGGTAACCAGCGCGGACTGTTGCGCAAGTACCATCGCTCCATTGGCATCTGGACTAGTATTGTCACATTCACATTCGCCTTTTCGGGCGCTTATCACGTCTTGCAAAAGCTCGATCCCGATGAACGGTTGAAATATGTTTACGATCCGGTGATCAAAACCGAATCGGTCGCCCAGGCTTCCATGATCGATCTGACTGGCGTTTCTAACATTGGACTGATCAAATGGGGAGAAAATATCTTTTGGCAAACTGTCAAAAAAGATTGGGAAACCGACGAAACCGTTGTGGATTACACCAACATTAAAGACGGGAAAAAGCTGGAAGACGGTAATATTAGGTTTGCCAAATACCTTTCCCGGAAGTTTGCAGCCCAGGAAGAACGTAACGCCGCGAGCTGCTGCGACCTGATGGAAGCGCAGATCTCATCGCCGATTTCTGATGCCGGGATAGAAAAAGCGTCCATGGTTACGAGCTTCGCGGGTGAGTACGGTTTCGTAAACAAGCGACTACCGGTTGTAAAACTGGCTTACGACACGCCGGAGCATACTACCTACTACATTGAAACGACAACAAGCCGATTGTCCACCAAAGTGGAAGATCACAACCGGCGGGAGGGGTTAAGTTTTGCATTCTTACATAAATACAATGCATTTGATTTTTTAGGTAAAAACGCCCGTGACGGTATCATGACCTTCGCGGCCGCCTGTGTTTTGCTGGTGAGCATATTAGGCTTGCTGGTGTTTTTAAAAAGATGAGACTACCGATGACGAAAGTCATGATTAAACATTCATTAAAATCGAGGAAAATTGAGAGACGCATTGTTTCTTTGCAGAAAATTGAAAGCAGGCAATTAATATAAATATGCAAAGCGGAGAAAAAAACGCACAGCCCTGGTTGGGTAAAATGCAGGAAAAATGGGGATTGGAAACAACCAGGCAAGTTCTTTTGGTATTGGCCGTTTTTAGTCTTTCAGGCTCGTCAGTGGTCTGGCTCAGAAAAGGGCTTTTTTACCTTTTGGGCTATGACGAAACAACACCAATGTGGCTGAAAACCATCACTTATATTCTCTTTATTTTCCCGACATATCAGAGTCTTTTATTGCTTTACGGCTTCCTATTGGGTCAATTCTCATTCTTTTGGGAAAAAGAAAAGAAAATGTTCCGCTGGGTAAAGGCGAAATTCAGCAAATAAACAATATCATTATTTTGAAAGAGGGTGAATCGGGCAGGCAATCTGCAGGTTCACCCTTTCTTCGTATTGACCCATTTGGTGTCGAATAATTTCGAGTCGAGGAATTGCGTATAGTATTAGGTAATCTGTTAATATTGACGGATTTTGCATTGTAAAACCTTACCATTTACTCAACCAAGTTCACTAATCTCAAAACTTCTACCAACATGAACTACGATCTTGTCAGGGCACAGCTAAGTGCCGCAATTACTTTGTATGGAGCTAAAATCGCCCTTGCGTTAGTTGCCTTCATCATTGGAAGGCTCATTATTGGAAA
The genomic region above belongs to Dyadobacter pollutisoli and contains:
- a CDS encoding cytochrome-c peroxidase, with translation MKKVVFLFGLMIFLSQVMNSCGGKSDNPEPGPSGNTPTPLQWTKPAYFPDPVYDLSKNPLTVEGVELGRFLFYDGILSRTDKIGCGTCHQQVAAFTHHGHDVSHGVDDQLGTRNAPSVQNMAWNTSFFWDGGVHDMDMVPPVPIQNEVEMGERVGNVIEKLRKTPVAGAAKQVNYPKMFKAAFGTDEINADRMMKALSQFMMTIVSATSKYDYFLKGDASALTAQEKAGMTLFKQKCASCHSSELFTDFSFRNNGLIPNKINDQGRYAITLNEADRLKFKVPSLRNVGLTAPYMHDGRFTTLQEVLDHYANDQNSGKDSIYISPTLDPLLNVAGQKRGIALSNAEKQSIIAFLRTLNDDQLMNDKRFSDPGVGTSF
- a CDS encoding TonB-dependent receptor encodes the protein MNLKIFLQAIILYICALTTHAQTIEGKVFDSQTKEPVPGATVQLSDSKVGTTTDNNGHFLLNSDQTNVTIKISSIGFSAREIIVSDSKPITIGLEAASENLQSVVVTGNREAALRTESPIAISKLTPRMIDEAKPTAMYEIVNKVPGVMMVNLGNEQHSMAIRQPFTTNSYFLYMEDGVPIRPMGVFNHNSILEFNQFAISSVEVVKGPVSSIYGPEAVGGAINFITQRPTILPTAKIGIQADQWGYKRLQYGAGAMMGKFGVYVGGFTARQRDAWMKSSDYDKNSINARLEYHFSPSTRLIYTLAYSKYDSQTSGSVDSVAFYSRQYVSTTDFTYRKSNSLRSRLTFEKDWKNGSQSFITAFARKNEHGQNPNYGIRWTTGQTTARGEINSNDFKSLGLIAQHSQRFNFLNSKLITGAVFDFSPSSYWSYQVDLAAQLRPDKKSVEKYTIVKERPEIRNSDYDADIKNTAAYAQYDFEILPKLRVSAGVRYDRMSFSYTNFLDSTSGSKSYSKVTPKIGATYDLGKGKGIYANYSRGFSPPGLTSVFRKRTVPLPNGDLFYYNLQPAQFNNAEIGGWASVLNNKIYLDLAFYQMNGRNELLNVRLPDNSYDYQSAGKTLHRGVEFGVTYKPSKEFFFRFGGTSAIHRYEEFILSSRESDALKNVNGKDMPSSPRWMWNSEFSYYPKWFKNFRSSVEWQHVASYYQNQINSVKYEGYDILNFRVGYQWKGVEVFSNILNLTDVLYATNATRGNNATDRTTYNAAAPRTFVFGIQYTFTGKKELL
- a CDS encoding PepSY-associated TM helix domain-containing protein codes for the protein MIDEINVKPKDSFKKKIESKIRKNIYRWHKTLGLFAIVPTLFWTMSGLMHPFMSHWFKTSIPNEFYKAETVLPADVKLSLGDVLKQNKVTEFKNFRLVKFAGSSYFQVKDIEDQLHYFNSATGTELKNGDEQYAQHMARFMLGDQKSKIISSTRLTEFTDQYKYVNRFLPVWKVSFDDDRKMDVYVETGQSRFATFNDSGRKAFIWIFGTFHNWGFMDLIVNNTLRITIMVLFLSLIVFSAVAGVVIYGLMWKKFKPARPGNQRGLLRKYHRSIGIWTSIVTFTFAFSGAYHVLQKLDPDERLKYVYDPVIKTESVAQASMIDLTGVSNIGLIKWGENIFWQTVKKDWETDETVVDYTNIKDGKKLEDGNIRFAKYLSRKFAAQEERNAASCCDLMEAQISSPISDAGIEKASMVTSFAGEYGFVNKRLPVVKLAYDTPEHTTYYIETTTSRLSTKVEDHNRREGLSFAFLHKYNAFDFLGKNARDGIMTFAAACVLLVSILGLLVFLKR
- a CDS encoding DUF6787 family protein; translation: MQSGEKNAQPWLGKMQEKWGLETTRQVLLVLAVFSLSGSSVVWLRKGLFYLLGYDETTPMWLKTITYILFIFPTYQSLLLLYGFLLGQFSFFWEKEKKMFRWVKAKFSK